In Beutenbergia cavernae DSM 12333, the DNA window CATGATCGGCACGGGCGCGCACCTCCTCGACGGCGCGATCGTCGCCCCGACCTCACAGGCCGACGTCGCGCCCGAGAGCGCCCCCCGCGGCTTCCCGATCGTGGTCCTCGGCGACCGCCGCATCGGCGACGACGTCGACCAGGTCTATCTCGCCAACGCCACCGGCGCTCGCCTCGCCGTGAATCACCTCCTCGACGTCGGCTGCCGGCGCATCGTCGCCCTCGGCGGCATGCCCGGCGAGACCACCGGCAACGCGGGGGAGCGCACGGCCGGCTACGCGGATGCGCTCGCCGCCCGCGGCGTCGACGTCGACCCCGACCTCGTGGTCCCGACCTCCGCCTGGACCATGGCGGCCGGAGCTCAGTCCCTCTCCGCGATCCTCGAGCGGGGCACGACGTTCGACGGCGTCTTCGCGTTCTCCGACTCCATCGCGATCGGCGCCCTCGGCGCCCTCGCGCAGGCGGGTGTCCGGGTGCCGGACGACGTCGCCGTCGTCGGCTTCGACGACATCGACGACGCCGCCCACGCCGTCCCGCCGCTGACCTCCGTCGCCGTGGACCGTGCGCGCACCGCCCACGAGGCCGTCCGCCTCCTCGTCCGACGCCTCCGGGCGGACACCCCGCCCCCGACGAGCGCCGTCGAGATCGGGGCCACGCTCGTCGTCCGCGCGTCGTCGACGCGCTCCGCCTGACCTCCACTCGCGCCCGCCAGTGCGCACGAGGTGCCTCTTGACGCTTCGTAGTACACCGTTGTACGGTCACGACCTGCACTAATACACCGTTGTACTAGCGAACGCACGAGGCGAAGGAGCTTCTCGGTGTCGATGCCCGTCACACTTCCCACGGCCGGGGGCGCGCTGCACCGGTTCTCCCCGAGCACCGCCGGCACCGCGTCCAGCAACGGCGGCACCTCCGACGGCGCCGTCGCGGACAACGTCGCCACAGACGACGTCGCCGTCACCTTCGCCCTCGACACCCGCGGCGTGCCCGTCAGCACCCTGCTGTTCTCCCAGTTCCTCGAGCACATGTCGTACGCCACGATCGGTGGGCTGAGCGCCGAGCTCGTCGTGAACCCGACGTTCCACCCCGACCATCACCTCCGTGCCGACCAGATCGCCCAGCTCCGGGCGAACGCCGACGCAGCCGTGGCGTGGGCGCTCGGCGACCCGACGCCGATCCGCCACCGGTGGGTCTCCTCGCCGCTCGCGAGCGGGTGGTCGGTGACGCTCTTCGACGACGAGACGGCGCGCGGGCTGCCGCTCGGCTGGGGAGCCCTCGGCCGCCCGGGAGCGGTGCGGCGCGCCGTCGGTCGCGTCGGGGGAGCGGTGCGGATCGACGGGCCGGGCGGCGCGGCAGACGACGGCGGCGCGGCGGACGACGGCGTCGCGCACCTCGGGCGGGCGACGGTGCCGCTCGACGGCACGGTCGCCGGCATCCGGCAGGCCGTGTACGTCCCGACCCACCGCACGCGCCGGGTCCACGTGCGGCTCTGGGCGCGCGCGGAAACCACCCTCGCGCACGTCGAGGTCGGCCTGCGCCGTCGGCTCTCGACGGCGCCGGCCCGCCCTGCCGGGCAGGTGCTCGCGAACGCGACGATCGCCGTCGGTCCCCACGACTGGGGGCCGCAGGACGTGATCCTCGAGGTCGACGGCGACGCGCTCGCCCGGCACGAACCCTGCGACCTGTACGTGCTCGACCACGGCGGGGACGCCGTCGTCGTCGACCGCATCAGCGTGCTCCCGACCGACCACGTCCACGGCCTCGACCCCGAGATCCTCGACATCGCCCGCCGCGCCCGCATCGGCGAGCTGCGCTGGCCCGGCGGGAACTTCGTGAGCCACTACCACTGGCGCGACGGCGTCGGCCCGCTCGACCTGCGGCCCACCCGCGCCAACCCGGCGTGGGGCGGCCTCGAGACGAACCTCATCGGCACCGACGAGTACCTCCGCCTCTGCGAGCTGCTCGACGCGACGCCGCACATCACCGTCAACACGGGCACGGGCACGCCCGAGGAGGCGGCGGCCTGGGTCGAGTACTGCAACGGCGCCCCGGACACCCCGATGGGACGCCTGCGCGCGGCGAACGGGCACCCGGAGCCCTACGGCGTCACGGTGTGGGAGGTCGGCAACGAGAACTTCGGCGCCTGGCAGGGCGGCTTCACGGGCTCCGAGGAGAACGCCCGGAGGTTCGCCCAGTTCGCGACGGCGATGCGCGCCGTCAGCCCGATCCCGCTCCGCCTGCACGCGTGCGGCAACTGGTCCGACCTCGTGCCGCCGAGCGTCGCGCACGACGACGTCGCGTGCGACGGGCGCTGGCACAGCGAGCTGCTCCGCCAGGCGGCGGGCGACGTCGACGTGATCTCCCTGCACCCGCTCCCGATCAACGACCGCGGCCTCGAGGGCGTCTCCGAAGACGAGGCCCACGCCGCCGTCATGGCGCAGGTGGTCACCGCGGAGCGCGAGAGCCTGCCGCGCCTGCTCGCCGAGTGCGACGCCGTCCGCGCCGACCCGCCGATCCGGCTCTCCATCACGGAGTGGGGGCCGATCGGCGAGAACCCCGCGCGGATCAACGTGGAGAACGTCGGGGGCGCGGTGTGGGGCGCGACGATGCTCGCGACGGCCATCCGGTTCGGCGAGCGCATCGAGTCGGCCAGCGCGAACGGCTTCCACCACGGCGGCGCGATCAAGAAGGGCGCCGGGGTCGTGTACACGGACCCGGTGGTCGACGTCGTCGTGCGGCTCCGCGAGTTCGCCGGCTGGACGCCGGTCGGGATCGAGACGCACGGCCCGGGCCACGACGTCGCCATCGGCACCGATCTCGGCGTGCCGGAGCGCGACGTGCCCGACGTCGACGTCCTCGGGCTCCTCTCGCCCGACGCGTCGCGCCTCGTGGTCATGGCCGTGAACCGCCGCCTCGGCGCGCCACGGCACGTGCGGCTCCGCCGACCTGACGGCTGGGGCCGGGCGAGCGCGGAGCTGCTCGTCGGGCCGCAGGTGTTCGACCGCGCCTCGCCCGTGGACCCGGACCCGTTCCCCTGGACGCCGGCGCACCTGGATCCCGAGACCGGGACCGACGGCGGCGTCACGGGATTGACCGTCCCGCCGGTCGCCGTCGCCCTCGTCCACCTCGAACGCACGCCCGACGGCACGACCTGACGCACCACCCGCCAGCAGAGGGCACGTCTCATCACTCGAAGGAGAGCACCATGAGCAAGCTCATCAGGGTCGCGGCGCTCGCCGCGGCCGGCGCGCTGACCCTCGCCGCGTGCGCGAGCGGCGGCGGCGACGCCGGGGACGACGGCGGCCAGGCCGGTCCCGTCGAGATCACGTTCTGGAACGGCTTCACCAGCTCCGACCGCCCGATCGTGGAGCAGCTCGTCGCTGAGTTCAACGACTCCCAGGACGACTACCGGGTGCGGATGGAGATCCAGCCCTGGGACACGATGTACTCCAAGCTCATGCCCGCCTACCAGGCCGGCGAGGGGCCGACGCTCGTGGCGATGGACCCGGCCCGCACGCCGGCGTACGTGGAGCGCGGCGTCCTCGCACCCGTCGACGACTTCTACGGCGACGGCGCGCTCGACGCGGCCACGCTGCCCGAGGCGAGCCTCGAGGCGAACATGTACGACGGCGTCCAGTACGGCGTCCCGATGAGCGCGGGCGCCGGGATGCTCTACTGGAACGCGGACATCTTCGCCGCGGCCGGCATCGAGGGACCGCCCGAGACGTGGGCAGAGCTGGCCGACGTCGCCGTCCAGCTCACCGAGGGCGACCAGTACGGCCTGCCCATCGCCGACCACGAGGCGCTCTCGCTGTGGCCCACGCTGTTCTGGGCCGACGGCGGCGGCATCTTCACGGACGACTCGAGCGCCTCGCTCCTGGGCGACGACGCCACGGTGGCCACCATGGAGTTCTGGACCGACCTGGTGCAGAACGAGGGCATCTCCCCGGCCGGGCTCTCCGGGGCCGACGCTGACGCGCTCATGCTCGCCGGGAGCGCCGCGATGCACATGACCGGGCCGTGGCTGAGCTCCGGGCTCACGGAGGCCGGGATCAACTGGGAGGTCGCGCCGCTGCCGGCAGGGACCTCGGGGCAGTTCAGCCCGGCGGTCATCGTCAACATGCACCTCGACGCGAACGCGACGGACGCCGAGCGGGAGGCCGCGCGCGCGTTCGTCACGCACTGGAACTCGCCCGAGGCGCAGACGACGTGGGCGGTCGGGACGTCGTACCCGCCGAACCGCACGGACATCCCGGCGTCGGACCTGGCCGAGAACCCGACGTCGGCCGCGTTCACGGAGGCCATCGGACCGCGCTTCTACCAGGCCGGGCTGCTCAACTTCGCCGACCTCGACGCGAACGTCGTCACCCCGACGATCCAGCGCGTCCTCGCCGGTGAGGGCACGGCTGCCGACCTCTTCCCGGAGGCCGCGGAGCAGCTCGACTCCCAGATCGAGACGCTCGGCGAATGACGGCGGCCCTTCCCTCGGCGTCCGCCCCGTCGGCGCCCGCCCGCGGCAGCGCGGGTGGGCCCGGCGGGCGGCGCGTGGGACGACGCTCGACGATCGAGCGCCGCCGCACGCGCACGGCCGTGGCGTTCCTGCTGCCCGCGGTCCTGATCCTCGCCGTCTTCGTCTTCTGGCCGATCGCCAACGCGCTGCGGACGTCGTTCACCGACGAGGCGTTCCTGCCCGTGACGAACTGGGTCGGGCTCGACAACTACATCCGGCTGGCCGACGACGAGCGCTTCTGGGGCGCTCTCCGCAACACCGCGGTGTACACGGCGGTGACGGCGCCGGTGTCGGTGGCGATCGCCCTCGGCCTCGCGCTGCTGCTCAACCGGCCGATGCGCGGCCGCGCCGCGTTCCGGGCGATCCTGTTCTTCCCGTGGGTCGCGTCGCTCGGGATCACGTCGATCGCGTGGGCCGCCCTCGTCGATCCCCAGATCGGGATGCTGACGTCCTGGCTGCGGTGGTTCGGCATCTCGATCGGGGACGGGCTGCGCGACCCGGAGTTCGCGATGGCCGCCGTCATGTTCGTCGGCATCTGGCGAAACGTCGGGTTCTTCATGGTGATGTACCTCGCGGGGCTGCAGCAGATCCCGGGCCACCTGGAGGAGGCCGCCCTGCTCGACGGCGCCGGCGCGTGGCAGAAGTTCCGGAACGTGACGTGGCCGCTGCTGGCGAACACGACGATGTTCGTCGTCGTCATCGCCGCCGTCTTCTCGTTCCAGGCGTTCGACCAGATCTACGTGATGACGGCCGGCGGCCCGTACTTCCGGACCGAGACGCTGGTCATGCTCATCTACGGGTCGGCGGTGCGCGACTTCGACGTCGGGTACGCGACGGCGGTCTCGTGGGTGCTCGTGCTCATCGTGCTCACGCTCAGCCTCATCCAGATGCGGTACTTCTCGAAGCGCGTGGTGCAGTACTGATGACGACGGCGACCCTTCCCTCTCGTAGCACCTCGCCGTCGCGCCCGGCGGGGCCGTTCCGCGCCGGTCGCGCGCGGGCGACGACGGCGACACGCACGCTGGTGACGTGGTTCGCCCTGGCCGCGGCGTCCGCCGTCGTGCTCCTGCCGCTCGCATGGATGCTGAGCGCTTCGCTGCGCACGCAGGGCGACCTCGTGGGCAGTCCGTCGTCGCTCATCCCGACGAACGTCACGTTCGAGAACTACGTCGAGATCTGGCAGCTCATCCCGTTCGGGCGGCTGTTCCTCAACACCGTCGTGTTCGCCGGGGTGGTGGCGTGCGTCTCCGTGGTGATCGACGCGATGGCGGGCTACGCGCTCGCGCGGTTCGACTTCCCGGGCCGGACGTTCGTGTTCGTGGCGCTCGTCGCCACGCTGCTCGTCCCGATCCAGGTGACGTTCGTGCCGGTGTACTCGTTGTTGATCGACCTCGGGTGGGTGAACACCCTGCACGGGTTGATCGTGCCCCGGATCGCCGACGCGTTCGGGATCTTCTTCCTCCGGCAGTACTTCCTCGCCCTGCCGAAGGACCTCGAGGACGCCGCCCGGATCGACGGCGCCTCGGAGGTGCGGATCTTCCGGTCGATCATGTTCCCGCTCGCCGGCCCGGCGCTGCTGACGATCTTCATGTTCAACCTGGTCGGCAACTGGAACGACCTGCTGTGGCCGCTCATCGTCATGAGCGACCCGCAGTCGACGACCCTGCCCGTGGGCCTGGCGCTGTTCCGCGGTCAGCACGTCATCGAGTACGGGCCGCTCATGGCCGGGTCGGTGCTCGCGCTCATCCCGATGGTGATCGCGTTCGTCGTCGTGCAGCGACGGTTCATCGAAAGCATCGCAACGACCGGGATCAAGTAGAACCGGTTGATCCTGCCGCTGTCGACCCGTCGACTCCGTGCGCAGCGATAAGGACGGGCGCCGTGTGGGTGCGGCGACCTACAGTTCACAGCGTCATGATCGACGCTCCCCTCGCACCCACCCGAGACCAGGCCGCGCCCGCGCGCCGGGCGATCGACCCGTCGCGTCGTCTCGACTGGCGGCGTCTCCGCGGAGTGGTGACGGTGCTGGCGCTGCTCGCGCTCGCCGTCGCCACGGTCGGGACGGCGCTCGGCACGGTCGTGGCGGGACGCCTCGCCCAGGAGGCGACGGCGGCCGGCGTCCTCCTGCTCGCCGGGTGCCTCGTCGGGGCGGCGCTGCTCGACACCCTCGGGTACGTGAGCTGGGCCGGCGTCGTCGACAAGGCCGAGGGCCGGCTGCGCGGCGACCTCCTGAGCGCCGCGCTGCACCAGCCGCTCGCCGCGCTCACGGAGCAGGCCGTCGGCGAGGTGCTCGACCGGGTCGACGACGACACGCACGCCCTCGGCACCCTGGTGCGTCGCCAGATGTGGGGGATGGGCCGCACGCTCGTCGGATCCCTGCCGCTGTGGATCGTCGCCGGCCTCACCTGGTGGCCGGCGTGGATCCTCTTCCCCGCGCTCGCGGCCGTCACGCTGCTCGTGGTGCGGCCCATGCTCGGCGAGATCGCGCGCCGCAAGGTCGTCGAGGAGCGTGCCTGGACGGACAACGCCGCCGCGTTCGAGGAGGCCGTCGCCGCGCGGGACGATCTGCGCACCAGCGGCGGGCAGGCGTTCGCGGTGCGACGGCTCGCCGAGATGTCGGCCGCCGTGCACCGCACGCTCGACCGCGTGCTGCAGGTCGAGACGTCGATGACGTGGCGTGCCGGCAGCCTGCTCCACGCGCTGCTCGCCGGGGTCGCCGTCAGCGGCGCGGCCCTGGCCGTCGGCGGCGACGTCTCCGTGGGGCAGCTCGTCACGCTGTTCCTCGTCACGTCGACGTTCGTGGGTCAGGTCGACCAGCTCGCCCACCACCTGCCCGACCTGCAGGAGGGCGTGGGCGCCGCGATCCGCGTGCGCCAGCTCCTCGAGGCCGAGTCGGAGCCCACGGGCGGGCGCACCCTGCCCGACGAGCCGCTCGACCTCGAGCTGCGGGACCTGCACTTCGCCTACGCCGAGGGCACGTTCGCCCTGCAGGACGTGTCGCTGCGCGTGCCGGCCGGGCACACCGTGGCGCTCGTCGGGCGCACCGGGTCGGGGAAGTCGACGCTCGCCTCGCTCCTGTCGCGCGCCGTCGATCCCGAGCCCGGCACGGTGTTCCTCGGCGGGCACGACGTGCGCGACCTCGACCTGCAGGATCTGCGCCGCCGCGTCGGCGTCGTCACGCAGCGCACCGAGATCCTCGCCGGCACGCTGGCCGAGAACATCACGCTCTTCGCCCACCTCCCGCGCGCCGACGTCGAGGCGGCGGTGGCCGAGCTCGGCCTCACGGATTGGGTGGCCGGACTGCCCGACGGGCTCGACACGCTCCTCGGTCCGGGCGGGACCTCGCTGTCCGCGGGTGAGGAGCAGCTCGTCGCGTTCGCCCGCCTGCTGGTGGCCGACGTCCAGGTCGTCGTCCTCGACGAGGCCACCGCACGCATGGATCCGCTCACCGAGGCCCGGGTCATCGCGGCTTCCGAGCGGCTGCTCGGGGGGCGCACGGGTGTGCTCGTCGCGCACCGGCTGGGCACGGTCGAGCGTGCGGAGCTCGTGGTCGTGCTCGATCACGGCCGCGTCGTGCAGCAAGGCGCGCGCGTCGCGCTGGCCGCCCAGGACGGGCCGTTCCGCTCGCTGCTCGAGGCGAGCCGCGTCGCCGAGGCCGAGCACGGTGGCGGCTCGGCCGGCGAGGACCACGCGACACTCGACACGGCGGTGGGCGCCCGCCGTCGGACGGGCCCGCCGCCCGACCTGCCGGACCCCGGCACCGGCCCGAGCCTCGCTCGCGGCATCGCGCACGCGCTGCTCGTCCGGCCCCGGTGGGGGATCCTCGGCGGCGCGTTGTTCCTGGTGGCGAGCCTGGTCTCCGCGCAGGGCGCGATCACCGGCTATCTCTGGGGCCGCGCCGTGACCGACCTGGAGCGCGGCGCCACGCCGGCCGTGCTCGTCGGCGTGATGGCGGTGCTGCTGCTCGTGGTGCCCCTGTGCCACGCGGGCGCGATGCGCATCTACCCGAAGTGGTGGGTCGAGGTGCTGCTGCGCATCCGCACGGCGGTGCTCGTCGGGCAGACGAACCAGCACCGGCTGCGCCGCACACCGCCGGGGGAGGTCGTCGCACGCGCGCTCGACGCCGACCGGTACGTCCGGTACGCCGACCGGTGGGTGGACCTGACCAACGGCCTGGTGATCGTGGTGGTCACGACCCTGCTGAGCGGGTCGCTCCTCGCCGGCGCTGTGCTGCTCGCGGTGCTGGTGGTCACCGCGGTCTGCGCGGTGGCGGGCCGACCGATCGCGGGCCGGACGGCGGCGCGGGCCTCGACGGCGAGAGCCCGGTTCGGCCGCGCGCTGGTCTCGGCCCTGGACGCCGCCCGGACCGTCAAGCTCGCGGCCCGCACGCCGCAGGTGCACGACCACCTGCGCGGCGTCGACGCCGGGCGCGTCCGTGCGGCGGTGTTCGAGCACCGCGTGCAGGCGGTGCTCGACGGCGTCCCGGTCATCGCCGTCCAGGCAGGGGTGGTCGTGGCGTGGGCAGCGCTGCTGTCCGGGACGTGGAACCTCGCCACGACGCTGCTCGTCGCGGCAGCCGTGAGCGGCTTCAACTGGTTCGGCGTGGTGGCGGGCGCCGTCGTCACGGAGGCGCCGGGCACGCGCGCGTGGCAGAGGTCCACGGGCGCGTTCGCCGGAGGCACGGACCTCACGGTGCTGCCGCCGGATGTCGACCTGAGCACGGGCGGTGCGCCGGCGCCGTCGGCGGCAGCGCGCGAGCAGCTGCGGGCGCTCGAGCTGCGCGGTCTCACGGCGGTGCACGACGACGGCACGATCGGCGTCGAGAACGTCGACCTGGCTGTCCACCGCGGAGAGCTGGTGCTGCTGCTCGGCCAGGTGGGCTCCGGCAAGTCGAGCCTGCTCTCGTCGCTGGCCGGCCTCATGGAGCACACTGGCAGTGTCACGTGGAACGGGGCCGAGGTGGACGACGCGCAGCTCTTCCTGCGCCCCGGCCGGGTGGCGCACGTGGCTCAGGTGCCGCGCGTGCTCTCGGGCACGTTCGCGGAGAACGTGCGCCTCGATCACGCGGAGCGCGACGTGGCCGGACCGATCGACGCGGCCCGGCTGACGATGGACGTCGAGGACGCCGGCGGTGCGGACGCCGTCGTCGGGCATCGCGGCGTGCGCCTCTCCGGTGGGCAGGTGCAGCGCCTCGCGCTGGCTCGCGCTCTCGCGACGGACTCCGAGCTGCTGCTCGCCGACGACGTGTCGAGCGCGCTCGACGCCGCGACCGAGATCGAGCTCTGGGACTCCCTGCGCGAGCGCGGCACGACGGTGGTGGGTGCGACGTCGAAGCGCGCCGCGCTCGCACGGGCCGACCGGGTCGTGGTGCTGGCCGACGGTGCGGTCGCCGCCGTCGGGCCGTGGCGCGAGCTCGCCGGCCGCTGGGGTCACCTCGCCGGCTGACGCCGCCCCAGCGGAGTGGCTGGAGCGGCGAAAGTACTGCGGCGCTGCGGCAATGTCGCGGGCCTACGGCAGTGACCCGTGTGGCGGGTCACTGCCGTAGCGCGGAGGGCTGCGGCGGTGGCGTGGGCCTACGGCAGTGACCCGCGTGGTGGGTCAGTGCCGTAGGTCGCGGCCATCACCCACCGCGCCGCACAGCACCGGGCTCTTACGCGGGCTGGGCCGCCCCCACGCCAGCGCCGACGAGCAGCTCGGACATCGCGGAGCCTTCGGCGTCCGGCAGCTCCAGGCCGAGCACCGCGGCGAACGTCGGCGCCTCGTCGAGGATCGAACGGCGCCCCGCGTCCGCCCCCGGCGCGAACGACGGCCCGGTCGCGAGGAACACCGGCTGCCCCCGTGCTGCGGGGCGTGGCCGTGGTTCCCGAGGTACCCCGCGAAGTCGGCGTCCTCGCGGCGCACCACCGGCCGGCTCGTCCAGTCCCGCCCGACGAGGACCCCCGGCTCCGACTCCACGACGTACGCGAACGGGCCGTCGAGCCCGTAGCGCGACGCCGCCTCGGCAGCCGTGTGGATCGCCGCGATCCGGTACTGCGGATCCGCCTCGAGGTCCCGCAGGAGGGCGGCGACGTCGGCCAGCCGCGCGGGGGAGAGGTCCTCCGCGAGGAACAGCTGCCCGGACAGACCCGCGCTGTGGCAGATCACGTCGTAGTCGAGCAGCCGCCCCGCGCCGTCGATCCGGAGGAACCCGCGCTCGGCGAACACCGCGTTCAGCTGCGTGTGCTGCTCGACGGCGAGGTGCCCGTGGTCGCTCACCAGCACGACGTTCGTGCGCTCCAGCTCCCCGGTGTGCTCGAGCACGTCGAGCAGTCGCCCCAGGTACCCGTCGATGCGGCGCAGGGCGTCGTGCACCTGTGGCGAGAACGGCCCGGTGGCATGCCGGGCGGCGTCGACAGCCACGAGGTGCAGGACCATCACGTCCGGGCGCTCCCGCTCCAGCACGTCCGCCGCGACCGCGCACGCGAAGTCGTTGAAGTCCCGCTTCGGCTCCCACACGACGAGGTCCACGTGCTTCGCCACGTACGTCTCCCACACGTCGGGCGAACCGGTCGCCCGGTACATCTCCTGGACGCCGCCCCAGTACTCCCGGTCCCAGATCTCGGGCACCAGCGTGTCGATGTCGGCGTGCGCCGTCGCCGGCCACTGCACCGCAGCCGTGCGCAGACCCGCGCGGCGGGCGGCGTCGAGCAGCGTCGGCACGCGCACGTGGTGAGCCGACCAGAACCAGTCCGGGTCCGCCTCGTGCGGCTGGAACTGGGTGTTGTTGTAGATGCCCGACGACGCCGGCCCGGCTCCCGTGAGCTGTGCGGTGTGGTTGGGGTACGTGAGCGTCGGGAAGACGGCCTCGATCTGCGCCGTCGCCGCATCGCGCAGCAGCCGGCCGAACGCGGGGAGCGTGCGGGCGAACTCGACGTCGTCACCCACCATCGCGTCCACCGACACCACGAGCAGCTTGTGAGGTGCGCTCATGCGGACATGACCTCCTCGAGGTCCTCGCGGTTGTCCTCGATGACCTCCTCGAACGTGGCCTGCAGGCCGCCCAGGACACCGGCGACGTCGGCGTTATCGCCGTACACCTGCGCCATCGCCGCGCCGAGCTCCGTGGCGCCGGACTGGTACCAGACCGGCTGGTCAGCGGTCTGCGCGTTCGGCAGCTGCGCGAGCGCCACGCCGAAGTTGGGGTCGGCGGCCACGAGGTCCTGCACCGTCGCGGTGTCGTGCGACGCCTTGACGATCGGCAGGTAGCCGGTTCCGGCGTGCCACTGCGCGGACATCTCGGGGTCGGCGAGGAACCGGAACAGCTCGGCGCATGCGTCCTGGCGCTCCTGGGACTCGGCCTTGACGATGGACAGGCCGGAACCGCCCGTGGGCACCTTGGTGGAGTCCTCGAGCTTGCCGAGCATGAACGCCGTCCCGATCTCGAAGTCCGACGCCTCGGTGGCGCCGCGCAGCGACGCCGTCGACCCGTGGCATGCCGCCGCGAGGCCGGTCTGGAAGTCGGTCATCGCGGACTGCGCCATGTACCCGAAGCCGTCGTCGTGGATGAAGCCCGCCTTCCAGGTGAGCCAGTCGTGCATCTGCTCGGAGTCCACCGTGACGGTGAGGTCGTCCGAGAGGGCCCCGCCCCACGCCCACGCGTGCGCCTGGCCGTACCAGTTGTCGCCCGTGCCGAACGCCATGGGCATGAGCGGCTGGCCGGCCACGCTGATGCTCTTCAGCTCGGGCGCGAACTCCGCGAACTCGTCCCAGGTCGCCGGGCCGGTCTCGGGAAGCCCGAGCTCGAGGAACCGCGTCTTGTTGAAGTAGAAGAGCGGCGTCGAGCGGGCGAACGGCACGACGTACGTCTGGCCGGCCGCGACGCCCTCGCCGACGTAGTTGTCGAGGTAGACGTCGAGCGACCACTCGTCGTCGAAGTAGCCGTCGAGCGGTGCGAGCGCGTCCGAGAAGTGGAACTGGAGCCACTGCATCTCGGGGAAGCACACGATGTCCGGCACCTGGCGTGCCTGCAGCGCCGCCGTGAACTTCTGGTTGAGCGTCGCGTAGTCGGCCTGGGACTCGGCGGCCGCGTAGATCTCGTCCTGCGAGTCGTTGAACGCCGTGAACTGCTCCTGCACGACCTCGAAGTTCACGCCGGTGAACGGCGCCCAGAACAGGATGTTCGTGCGGCCCGAGTACTGCGACGGGACGTTGGTGACGGGCGCCTGGCTGAACCCGTCGCGCAGGTTCGAGCTGCTCTCCGCGCCCGACCCGCCCGAGCCGCCGCCCGGCGCGCCGCAGGCGGCGAGCCCGAGGCCGGCGGCCGAGACACCGAGCGTGGACAGGAGGGTGCGGCGGGACAGATGGAGCGAGCTGGGCGAAGGCATGGATGTCTCCTGAAGGTGGGTGGGGATGGGTCCGGGTCAGCCCTTGGTCGCACCCGCGGCGAGACCGCCGATGATGCGCCG includes these proteins:
- a CDS encoding ATP-binding cassette domain-containing protein, producing the protein MIDAPLAPTRDQAAPARRAIDPSRRLDWRRLRGVVTVLALLALAVATVGTALGTVVAGRLAQEATAAGVLLLAGCLVGAALLDTLGYVSWAGVVDKAEGRLRGDLLSAALHQPLAALTEQAVGEVLDRVDDDTHALGTLVRRQMWGMGRTLVGSLPLWIVAGLTWWPAWILFPALAAVTLLVVRPMLGEIARRKVVEERAWTDNAAAFEEAVAARDDLRTSGGQAFAVRRLAEMSAAVHRTLDRVLQVETSMTWRAGSLLHALLAGVAVSGAALAVGGDVSVGQLVTLFLVTSTFVGQVDQLAHHLPDLQEGVGAAIRVRQLLEAESEPTGGRTLPDEPLDLELRDLHFAYAEGTFALQDVSLRVPAGHTVALVGRTGSGKSTLASLLSRAVDPEPGTVFLGGHDVRDLDLQDLRRRVGVVTQRTEILAGTLAENITLFAHLPRADVEAAVAELGLTDWVAGLPDGLDTLLGPGGTSLSAGEEQLVAFARLLVADVQVVVLDEATARMDPLTEARVIAASERLLGGRTGVLVAHRLGTVERAELVVVLDHGRVVQQGARVALAAQDGPFRSLLEASRVAEAEHGGGSAGEDHATLDTAVGARRRTGPPPDLPDPGTGPSLARGIAHALLVRPRWGILGGALFLVASLVSAQGAITGYLWGRAVTDLERGATPAVLVGVMAVLLLVVPLCHAGAMRIYPKWWVEVLLRIRTAVLVGQTNQHRLRRTPPGEVVARALDADRYVRYADRWVDLTNGLVIVVVTTLLSGSLLAGAVLLAVLVVTAVCAVAGRPIAGRTAARASTARARFGRALVSALDAARTVKLAARTPQVHDHLRGVDAGRVRAAVFEHRVQAVLDGVPVIAVQAGVVVAWAALLSGTWNLATTLLVAAAVSGFNWFGVVAGAVVTEAPGTRAWQRSTGAFAGGTDLTVLPPDVDLSTGGAPAPSAAAREQLRALELRGLTAVHDDGTIGVENVDLAVHRGELVLLLGQVGSGKSSLLSSLAGLMEHTGSVTWNGAEVDDAQLFLRPGRVAHVAQVPRVLSGTFAENVRLDHAERDVAGPIDAARLTMDVEDAGGADAVVGHRGVRLSGGQVQRLALARALATDSELLLADDVSSALDAATEIELWDSLRERGTTVVGATSKRAALARADRVVVLADGAVAAVGPWRELAGRWGHLAG
- a CDS encoding ectonucleotide pyrophosphatase/phosphodiesterase, whose product is MSAPHKLLVVSVDAMVGDDVEFARTLPAFGRLLRDAATAQIEAVFPTLTYPNHTAQLTGAGPASSGIYNNTQFQPHEADPDWFWSAHHVRVPTLLDAARRAGLRTAAVQWPATAHADIDTLVPEIWDREYWGGVQEMYRATGSPDVWETYVAKHVDLVVWEPKRDFNDFACAVAADVLERERPDVMVLHLVAVDAARHATGPFSPQVHDALRRIDGYLGRLLDVLEHTGELERTNVVLVSDHGHLAVEQHTQLNAVFAERGFLRIDGAGRLLDYDVICHSAGLSGQLFLAEDLSPARLADVAALLRDLEADPQYRIAAIHTAAEAASRYGLDGPFAYVVESEPGVLVGRDWTSRPVVRREDADFAGYLGNHGHAPQHGGSRCSSRPGRRSRRGRTRGAVRSSTRRRRSPRCSAWSCRTPKAPRCPSCSSALAWGRPSPRKSPVLCGAVGDGRDLRH
- a CDS encoding extracellular solute-binding protein codes for the protein MPSPSSLHLSRRTLLSTLGVSAAGLGLAACGAPGGGSGGSGAESSSNLRDGFSQAPVTNVPSQYSGRTNILFWAPFTGVNFEVVQEQFTAFNDSQDEIYAAAESQADYATLNQKFTAALQARQVPDIVCFPEMQWLQFHFSDALAPLDGYFDDEWSLDVYLDNYVGEGVAAGQTYVVPFARSTPLFYFNKTRFLELGLPETGPATWDEFAEFAPELKSISVAGQPLMPMAFGTGDNWYGQAHAWAWGGALSDDLTVTVDSEQMHDWLTWKAGFIHDDGFGYMAQSAMTDFQTGLAAACHGSTASLRGATEASDFEIGTAFMLGKLEDSTKVPTGGSGLSIVKAESQERQDACAELFRFLADPEMSAQWHAGTGYLPIVKASHDTATVQDLVAADPNFGVALAQLPNAQTADQPVWYQSGATELGAAMAQVYGDNADVAGVLGGLQATFEEVIEDNREDLEEVMSA